From a single Haloarcula sp. DT43 genomic region:
- a CDS encoding DUF7537 family lipoprotein, whose translation MSLQRRHLSLALVVLLTATAGCTGLLGSEQGPGGTTTATTSADANGPAPGSSGFDAAAVERGHFATLSDSSFTTSLSFRLSTVRDGENRSVFINRTVAVDRESGRSLSTGELVQPNGDALVTTTYTADGTTTERRVLARGDEDLTDYRTASAPYDGQVQPVNDSGVIDRSLLQSLGADIDWTYAGTETVDGVAVSRFEASGGDITGFAADDAVSANVSANGTVDSASAAVLVDGDGVVRSFHYRVTTERDGQPVTVTLSLSVSRVGDTTVTEPDWLSEAEGRRS comes from the coding sequence ATGTCACTTCAACGCCGCCACCTCTCGCTTGCGCTCGTGGTGTTACTGACGGCCACCGCCGGCTGTACCGGACTGCTCGGCTCCGAGCAGGGGCCGGGCGGCACGACCACGGCGACGACGTCGGCCGACGCCAACGGTCCCGCGCCGGGGTCGTCCGGGTTCGACGCGGCGGCCGTCGAGCGCGGGCATTTCGCGACGCTGTCTGACTCGTCGTTTACCACCTCGCTATCGTTCCGGCTCTCGACGGTTCGTGACGGCGAGAACCGGTCCGTGTTCATCAACCGAACCGTCGCCGTCGACCGCGAGAGCGGCCGGTCGCTGTCGACCGGTGAACTGGTACAGCCGAACGGCGACGCGCTGGTGACGACGACCTACACGGCCGACGGGACCACCACCGAGCGCCGCGTCCTCGCCCGCGGCGACGAGGACCTGACCGACTACCGCACCGCATCCGCTCCCTACGACGGGCAGGTCCAACCCGTCAACGACAGCGGCGTCATCGACCGCTCGCTGCTCCAGTCGCTGGGGGCCGACATCGACTGGACCTACGCCGGCACTGAGACGGTCGACGGCGTCGCAGTCTCTCGGTTCGAGGCGAGCGGGGGCGACATCACCGGCTTCGCGGCCGACGACGCCGTCTCGGCGAACGTCTCGGCCAACGGGACGGTGGACTCGGCCAGCGCGGCCGTCCTCGTCGACGGGGACGGCGTCGTCCGGTCGTTCCACTACCGCGTGACGACCGAGCGCGACGGCCAGCCGGTGACGGTGACGCTGTCGCTGTCCGTCTCGCGGGTCGGTGACACCACTGTCACGGAGCCGGACTGGCTGTCGGAGGCGGAGGGCCGACGCAGCTAG
- a CDS encoding TIGR04024 family LLM class F420-dependent oxidoreductase, with protein sequence MTARDVYLPVAAQPAVDTLVGMSQQAEERGYDRVWLPETWGRDAVTTLTSIAEHTSTVGLGASILNVYSRSPALLGQTAATLQEVSDGRFRAGVGPSGPIVIEGWHGREFERPLKYTREAVEVMKLVLSGERVEYDGDVFSLSGFRLRCEPPEPAPPVDAGGLGPKSVELAGRFADGWHALMLTADGVRDRLDDFEHGADLGDRDRAAQRVTLSLTCCAMDDRERARELARQHVAFYIGGMGTFYRDALARQGYEDTAYEIAEQWGSGEKAAAAEAIGDELLDSIAVAGTPEECRDRLAQFEAIDGVDAVNVTFPRAADRDTIDATIDVLAP encoded by the coding sequence ATGACGGCGCGCGACGTGTACCTCCCGGTCGCGGCACAGCCCGCCGTCGACACCCTGGTCGGGATGAGCCAGCAGGCCGAGGAGCGCGGCTACGACCGTGTCTGGCTCCCGGAGACGTGGGGGCGGGACGCGGTGACGACGCTGACCAGCATCGCCGAGCACACGTCGACGGTCGGGCTCGGGGCGTCGATTCTGAACGTGTACTCGCGGTCGCCGGCGCTGCTCGGCCAGACCGCGGCCACGCTCCAGGAGGTCTCGGACGGGCGCTTCCGCGCCGGCGTCGGCCCGTCCGGCCCAATCGTCATCGAGGGCTGGCACGGCCGGGAGTTCGAGCGCCCGCTCAAGTACACGCGGGAGGCCGTCGAGGTGATGAAACTGGTCCTCTCGGGGGAGCGCGTCGAGTACGACGGGGACGTGTTCTCGCTGTCGGGCTTTCGGCTGCGCTGTGAGCCGCCCGAGCCCGCGCCGCCCGTCGACGCCGGCGGACTCGGCCCGAAGTCGGTCGAACTCGCCGGGCGCTTCGCCGACGGCTGGCACGCGCTGATGCTGACCGCGGACGGGGTACGGGACCGGCTCGACGACTTCGAACACGGGGCCGACCTCGGCGACCGCGACCGCGCGGCCCAGCGGGTGACGCTGTCGCTGACGTGCTGTGCGATGGACGACCGCGAGCGGGCCCGCGAACTGGCCCGCCAGCACGTGGCGTTCTACATCGGCGGCATGGGGACGTTCTACCGCGACGCGCTGGCCCGCCAGGGGTACGAGGACACCGCGTACGAAATCGCCGAGCAGTGGGGATCGGGCGAGAAGGCCGCGGCCGCAGAGGCCATCGGCGACGAGCTACTGGACAGCATCGCCGTCGCCGGCACGCCCGAGGAGTGCCGCGACCGCCTGGCGCAGTTCGAGGCCATCGACGGCGTCGACGCCGTCAACGTCACGTTCCCCCGGGCGGCCGACCGGGATACTATCGACGCGACTATCGATGTGTTAGCGCCCTGA
- a CDS encoding 6-hydroxymethylpterin diphosphokinase MptE-like protein, giving the protein MEFRTWEPVYEALLDDFGYPRVGDERARDRLVELLDGDEPCDPTGLGLDGATVAVAGAGPSLESEADRAVEADVVLAASTAADRLRAAGVAVDCMVTDLDKNADTGRQLTAEGTPVAVHAHGDNVPALETHVPAYDSEFVVPTTQAGPAPPVRNYGGFTDGDRAAFLADHFGAGSLVFPGWDFDDPSVTAEKRRKLRWAERLLRWLEQRRGERFDVLDGRRDDIAPVTGD; this is encoded by the coding sequence ATGGAATTTCGCACCTGGGAACCAGTGTACGAGGCCCTCCTCGACGACTTCGGTTATCCCCGCGTCGGCGACGAGCGCGCCCGCGACCGCCTCGTCGAACTGCTCGACGGCGACGAACCCTGTGACCCGACGGGACTCGGGCTCGACGGCGCAACGGTCGCCGTCGCTGGGGCCGGCCCGTCGCTGGAATCCGAGGCCGACCGCGCGGTCGAGGCCGACGTCGTCCTCGCGGCGTCGACGGCCGCCGACCGCCTCCGAGCGGCCGGCGTCGCCGTCGACTGCATGGTCACGGACCTGGACAAGAACGCGGACACCGGGCGGCAACTGACCGCCGAGGGGACGCCGGTCGCTGTCCACGCCCACGGCGACAACGTCCCGGCGCTGGAGACCCACGTCCCGGCCTACGACAGCGAATTCGTCGTCCCGACGACGCAGGCGGGGCCCGCCCCGCCGGTCCGCAACTACGGCGGCTTCACCGACGGCGACCGCGCCGCGTTCCTCGCGGACCACTTCGGCGCTGGCTCGCTGGTGTTCCCCGGGTGGGACTTCGACGACCCGTCCGTGACTGCGGAGAAGCGACGGAAACTCCGGTGGGCCGAGCGCCTTCTCCGCTGGCTGGAACAGCGCCGCGGCGAGCGCTTCGACGTGCTCGACGGCCGACGCGACGACATCGCGCCGGTCACCGGCGACTGA
- a CDS encoding phosphotransferase family protein: MQTPERDIETVLAESGPDYDGFRFETPGQGHQSDVYLVTLRHDGETYEVVVKFKPPGDVPFAVEPRLHEFVASRTDVPVPRILVHEDDPAADVPPYFVTERIHGENLAAEFAGLSAADRRRVLAQSGRLLGDIHSEIGFEAFGRLTLHDDRIVVSDWMGSWRDYFERLTRAHLSRLDDTPFADVTARARECIEPALETVPEDGVPRLVHDDFRPANLMFDPSADAPITAVLDWQDVLAALPEYNLAQTEFLFVDSSFQDPDRRESLRSAFREGYREMRPMDFDAGYERRRPLYQLSTLLWRMAGFEAAFAEASGLAVARAEAQYRQQFERLVGEIRTD, translated from the coding sequence GTGCAGACCCCGGAGCGTGACATCGAAACGGTGCTGGCGGAGTCGGGCCCGGACTACGACGGGTTCCGGTTCGAGACGCCCGGCCAGGGCCACCAGAGCGACGTCTACCTGGTGACGCTGCGCCACGACGGCGAGACCTACGAGGTGGTCGTGAAGTTCAAGCCGCCGGGGGACGTCCCCTTCGCCGTCGAGCCCCGCCTCCACGAGTTCGTCGCCTCCCGGACCGACGTGCCCGTGCCGCGCATCCTCGTCCACGAGGACGACCCGGCCGCCGACGTGCCGCCGTACTTCGTCACCGAGCGCATCCACGGCGAGAACCTGGCCGCCGAATTCGCCGGGCTCTCGGCAGCGGACCGCCGCCGGGTGCTGGCCCAGTCCGGCCGGCTACTCGGCGACATACACTCGGAAATCGGCTTCGAGGCGTTCGGCCGCCTGACGCTCCACGACGACCGCATCGTCGTGAGCGACTGGATGGGGAGCTGGCGGGACTACTTCGAGCGGCTCACCAGGGCCCACCTCTCCCGTCTCGACGACACGCCCTTCGCGGACGTGACCGCTCGGGCCAGGGAGTGCATCGAACCGGCCCTGGAGACGGTCCCCGAGGACGGCGTGCCGCGCCTGGTACACGACGATTTCAGGCCGGCGAACCTGATGTTCGACCCGTCGGCGGACGCGCCGATTACGGCCGTCCTCGACTGGCAGGACGTGCTCGCGGCGCTGCCGGAGTACAACCTCGCACAGACGGAGTTCCTCTTCGTCGACTCGTCGTTTCAGGACCCGGACCGTCGCGAGTCGCTCCGGTCGGCGTTCCGCGAGGGGTACCGGGAGATGCGACCGATGGATTTCGACGCGGGGTACGAGCGGCGACGCCCCCTCTACCAGCTCTCGACGCTCCTGTGGCGGATGGCCGGCTTCGAGGCCGCCTTCGCCGAGGCGTCCGGCCTCGCCGTCGCCCGCGCCGAAGCCCAGTACCGACAGCAGTTCGAGCGCCTCGTCGGGGAGATACGGACGGACTAG
- a CDS encoding polymer-forming cytoskeletal protein, with translation MRTVPLGSDPLSELDIPDGTTVEEHDLVTDGDVIVGGQSTVEFGVRGRTVIADERVRFGGHIEAEGDCRLDMWCDVADNVLVGEDAYIGERVHIGGELRVAGDLDIGDDVDIENGFEANGWIVIRNPMPTIVFLFVYLSQLLRIGEEDAAEAVIEEMLDDGSGDHDPVLIPRGASVSDDAWRVSTPATVGDDCRLHGNIRAKALEVGRDTVVFGSLRAKNDIVVGRGTEIKGDVTTRGGTVRVGPGAKVWGDISGTTVELHENATVDGTIRASEEMRMHTETVLDRPDESAAAMAEMAESLEADTDTTEPATERDESDSADDATDGGADDEDEAATDSDGSADGPDVKEATESAE, from the coding sequence ATGCGAACTGTGCCTCTCGGCTCCGACCCGCTGTCCGAACTCGACATCCCCGACGGCACCACCGTCGAGGAACACGACCTGGTGACCGACGGCGACGTCATCGTCGGCGGCCAGTCGACCGTGGAGTTCGGCGTGCGCGGGCGGACGGTCATCGCAGACGAGCGGGTCCGCTTCGGCGGCCACATCGAGGCCGAAGGCGACTGTCGGCTGGACATGTGGTGTGACGTCGCGGACAACGTGCTGGTCGGCGAGGACGCCTACATCGGCGAGCGAGTACACATCGGCGGCGAACTCCGGGTCGCGGGTGACCTAGACATCGGCGACGACGTGGACATCGAGAACGGGTTCGAGGCGAACGGCTGGATAGTCATCCGGAACCCGATGCCGACCATCGTGTTCCTGTTCGTCTATCTCTCACAGCTCCTCCGCATCGGCGAGGAAGACGCGGCGGAGGCGGTCATCGAGGAGATGCTCGACGACGGCAGCGGTGACCACGACCCGGTGCTCATCCCGCGCGGCGCGAGCGTCTCCGACGACGCCTGGCGCGTCTCGACGCCGGCGACGGTCGGGGACGACTGCCGGCTCCACGGCAACATCCGCGCGAAGGCCCTCGAAGTCGGCCGCGACACGGTCGTCTTCGGGAGCCTGCGGGCGAAAAACGATATCGTGGTCGGCCGGGGCACGGAGATAAAAGGGGACGTGACGACCCGCGGCGGCACCGTCCGCGTCGGCCCGGGCGCGAAGGTCTGGGGCGACATCTCCGGGACGACCGTCGAACTCCACGAGAACGCGACGGTCGACGGGACGATTCGGGCCAGCGAGGAGATGCGGATGCACACCGAGACGGTGCTTGACCGGCCGGACGAGTCCGCCGCGGCGATGGCCGAGATGGCCGAATCGCTCGAAGCCGACACTGACACTACGGAGCCAGCGACCGAACGGGACGAGAGCGACTCGGCTGACGACGCCACAGACGGTGGAGCCGACGACGAAGACGAGGCGGCGACAGACAGCGACGGTTCCGCGGACGGTCCCGACGTGAAAGAGGCGACGGAGTCCGCGGAGTAA
- a CDS encoding dihydropteroate synthase produces MRTVEIDGLPVGDGHPTRVMSVLNMSSNSGYKPSVYLDPEEAAEAIEETLVPAGADIVDVGLQSANPKYESKPVEMEKDRLEEVAPLVDELDADVPLSLETRYAEVAEEAIGHGFDLINDVCGFADPDMKGVVEDHDMPVVKMASPPDLARPGALKTIDDLFEALQRDGFTDRTIIDPAFGGWYDGKEFEDNWEMFRRLREFRAFDRPMLTATNREDFLGDLADQPETENQLAVSLAAATMEVERGAHIIRTHDTRETHDVVRVADALGDERTTRAETEPGPTVAELTDVTLREVARHQSLGQTVAGGTDDGATLTFLLGDLTDDARASLRAVAEVTDVVVVEKDGGALYVGGAAAAVKVVADSLAEDGHRELAGELRASLSRRV; encoded by the coding sequence ATGCGCACGGTCGAAATCGACGGCCTCCCGGTTGGCGATGGCCACCCGACTCGCGTCATGAGCGTGCTGAACATGAGCTCCAACTCCGGGTACAAGCCGAGCGTGTACCTGGACCCCGAGGAGGCCGCCGAGGCCATCGAGGAGACCCTCGTCCCCGCCGGCGCGGACATCGTCGACGTGGGCCTCCAGTCGGCCAACCCCAAGTACGAGTCCAAGCCCGTCGAGATGGAGAAAGACCGGCTCGAGGAGGTCGCGCCGCTCGTCGACGAACTCGACGCCGACGTGCCCCTCTCGCTCGAAACGCGGTACGCCGAGGTCGCCGAGGAGGCCATCGGCCACGGCTTCGACCTCATCAACGACGTGTGTGGCTTCGCCGACCCGGACATGAAAGGCGTCGTCGAGGACCACGACATGCCGGTCGTCAAGATGGCCAGCCCGCCGGACCTCGCCCGGCCGGGCGCGCTCAAGACCATCGACGACCTCTTCGAGGCGCTCCAGCGCGACGGGTTCACCGACAGGACCATCATCGACCCGGCCTTCGGCGGCTGGTACGACGGCAAGGAGTTCGAGGACAACTGGGAGATGTTCCGCCGTCTCCGGGAATTCCGCGCCTTCGACCGGCCGATGCTGACCGCGACCAACCGGGAGGACTTCCTCGGCGACCTGGCCGACCAGCCCGAGACCGAGAACCAGCTCGCGGTGTCGCTCGCGGCGGCGACGATGGAGGTCGAACGCGGAGCCCACATCATCCGCACCCACGACACGCGAGAGACCCACGACGTAGTGCGAGTGGCCGACGCGCTCGGCGACGAGCGGACGACCCGCGCCGAGACCGAGCCCGGCCCGACCGTCGCGGAGCTGACCGACGTGACTCTGCGGGAAGTCGCGCGCCACCAGTCGCTCGGCCAGACGGTCGCTGGCGGCACGGACGACGGCGCGACGCTCACGTTCCTGCTGGGCGACCTGACCGACGACGCCCGCGCCAGCCTCCGGGCCGTCGCCGAGGTGACCGACGTGGTCGTCGTCGAGAAAGACGGCGGCGCGCTCTACGTCGGGGGCGCTGCAGCCGCGGTGAAGGTCGTCGCCGACAGCCTCGCCGAGGACGGCCACCGCGAACTGGCCGGCGAACTCCGGGCGTCGCTGTCCCGCCGGGTGTAG
- a CDS encoding haloacid dehalogenase type II, protein MPFDPDRVTTVTFDSYSTIVDVEAAQKALADRVDDPRPVSQLWRSRSLAYTFLANQIDAYKPFYEMNRDALQYALDAHGVDITTEERDEILAVYHELDVFDDVRDGMNKLYDAGYDLYVVSNGNPEMLDSMVDFAGIGGLLEDTVSADEIATFKPAAELYRHAAARTGTEIEAIAHVTAGYFDVYGAMHAGMQGVWVNRDGGPWDAFAGQPDLTIGSFHDLYDELP, encoded by the coding sequence ATGCCGTTCGACCCGGACCGCGTGACGACGGTTACGTTCGACTCGTACAGCACTATCGTCGACGTCGAGGCGGCCCAGAAAGCCCTCGCCGACCGGGTGGACGACCCCCGGCCGGTGTCGCAGCTCTGGCGCTCGCGCTCGCTTGCGTACACGTTCCTCGCCAACCAGATAGACGCGTACAAGCCGTTCTACGAGATGAACCGCGACGCCTTGCAGTACGCGCTGGACGCACACGGCGTCGACATCACGACGGAGGAGCGCGACGAGATTCTCGCGGTCTATCACGAACTCGATGTCTTCGACGACGTGCGCGACGGCATGAACAAGCTCTACGACGCCGGCTACGACCTCTACGTCGTCTCGAACGGCAACCCCGAGATGCTCGACTCCATGGTCGATTTCGCCGGCATCGGCGGCCTGCTCGAAGACACGGTCAGCGCAGACGAGATAGCGACGTTCAAGCCGGCGGCCGAACTGTACCGCCACGCTGCGGCCCGGACCGGGACCGAAATCGAGGCCATCGCTCACGTCACGGCGGGGTATTTCGACGTCTACGGCGCGATGCACGCCGGGATGCAGGGCGTGTGGGTCAACCGTGACGGCGGCCCGTGGGACGCCTTCGCCGGCCAGCCGGACCTCACCATCGGGTCGTTCCACGACCTCTACGACGAGCTACCGTAG
- a CDS encoding DMT family transporter has protein sequence MNPYALLGAAIASELLGTTSLKLSNGFSRPVPSLGVVVGYGLAFYLVSLTLEELPLGVVYGTWAALGIVGVAAIGVVVFDEPIDAVGLLGVLLIVAGVYCINVLSETAAH, from the coding sequence GTGAACCCCTACGCCCTCCTCGGAGCCGCTATCGCGTCGGAACTGCTCGGCACCACGTCGCTGAAGCTCTCGAACGGCTTCTCGCGGCCGGTCCCCAGCCTCGGCGTGGTCGTCGGCTACGGGCTGGCGTTCTATCTGGTATCGCTGACGCTGGAGGAACTCCCTCTCGGCGTCGTCTACGGCACCTGGGCCGCGCTGGGCATCGTCGGCGTGGCCGCAATCGGCGTCGTCGTGTTCGACGAGCCAATCGACGCCGTCGGCCTCCTCGGCGTCCTGCTCATCGTCGCCGGTGTGTACTGTATCAACGTCCTCTCGGAGACGGCCGCGCACTGA
- a CDS encoding sensor histidine kinase — protein sequence MGGESTVAFDLDSFETVTRELMAAASEREICDTAMAGIPSVFDVELGALWLYDGDASELQLAASTERADEVFDRPVTYRPGNSLSWEAFERDEVRTYSELDDERNQYNDASPVSSEIILPLDEYGVVNIGSLTPVAFDDETVRLARMYATHVQAALQKAEREHDLRVQRDRMERFIGVVSHDLRNPLHVVEGRLDLARATGDLSHLDDAEAGVDRMEALIDDLLTLAREGYAVEERTAVSLDALAERTWAMARTADATLVVEGSLPVYCDEERLKQVFENLFRNAADHAGDAATVRVGPIVDGETDGDDGGRRATGFYVADDGPGIPVEKRDDLLAVDGFSGGDSGLGLSIVAQIVDAHGWEVSVTESRTGGARFEVTDGTKPVSPFHSW from the coding sequence ATGGGTGGGGAGTCCACGGTTGCGTTCGACCTCGATTCGTTCGAGACCGTCACGCGGGAGTTGATGGCTGCGGCGTCCGAACGTGAGATATGCGACACCGCGATGGCTGGCATCCCGTCCGTGTTCGACGTGGAACTCGGGGCGCTGTGGCTGTACGACGGCGACGCGTCGGAGTTGCAGTTGGCGGCGTCGACGGAGCGAGCGGACGAGGTGTTCGACAGGCCGGTCACCTACCGTCCCGGCAACAGCCTCTCGTGGGAGGCGTTCGAACGGGACGAGGTCCGGACGTACTCCGAACTCGACGACGAGCGAAACCAGTACAACGACGCTTCGCCGGTCAGCAGTGAGATAATCCTCCCGCTGGACGAGTACGGCGTCGTCAACATCGGGTCGCTCACTCCCGTCGCGTTCGACGACGAGACGGTTCGGCTCGCCCGGATGTACGCCACCCACGTCCAGGCGGCACTGCAGAAGGCCGAGCGCGAACACGACCTCCGCGTCCAGCGCGACCGGATGGAGCGGTTCATCGGCGTCGTCTCACACGACCTCAGAAACCCGCTCCACGTCGTCGAGGGGCGTCTCGACCTCGCCCGTGCGACCGGCGACCTGTCCCATCTCGACGACGCGGAGGCGGGCGTCGACCGCATGGAAGCGCTCATCGACGACCTGCTGACGCTCGCCAGAGAGGGGTACGCCGTCGAGGAGCGGACCGCGGTCTCCCTCGACGCGCTCGCCGAGCGGACCTGGGCGATGGCCAGGACCGCCGACGCGACACTGGTGGTCGAGGGGTCGCTCCCGGTCTATTGCGACGAAGAGCGCCTCAAACAGGTGTTCGAGAACCTCTTTCGGAACGCGGCGGACCACGCGGGCGATGCCGCGACCGTCCGGGTCGGGCCGATTGTCGACGGCGAGACGGACGGCGACGACGGGGGGCGTCGAGCGACTGGCTTCTACGTCGCCGACGACGGGCCGGGTATCCCGGTCGAGAAACGGGACGACCTCCTCGCTGTCGACGGGTTCTCGGGTGGGGACTCCGGTCTCGGCCTGTCCATCGTGGCCCAGATCGTCGATGCCCACGGCTGGGAGGTTTCGGTGACGGAGAGCCGGACCGGCGGCGCACGCTTCGAGGTGACCGACGGAACGAAACCGGTGTCGCCGTTTCACTCCTGGTAG
- a CDS encoding carbohydrate kinase family protein, producing the protein MRVICAGHVNWDVTLHVDHVPEPDGEGRITDRTQASGGSAANAAVALAGLGADPLVLGSVGRDDHGRMARRELSAAGVETRLVESDEPTAVKYLVVDEAGDVVVLGNDGANEAFRASDLPAERLAGAAHLHLTGQDPATAAALARDAATAGVPVSFDPGRRLPYRDYSAVLSHADVLFCNDREADHAGDAGLFESVPTVVVKHGDSGATAHTAAGTVTNAGFPIEPVDTAGAGDAFAAGYVFATTRGTEPDRALAVANACGALAAQSPGAQTTLDWASVRDLVEDEQSPGPA; encoded by the coding sequence ATGCGCGTCATCTGTGCCGGCCACGTCAACTGGGACGTGACGCTTCACGTCGACCACGTCCCGGAGCCCGACGGGGAGGGGCGCATCACCGACCGGACACAGGCCAGCGGGGGGAGCGCGGCGAACGCGGCGGTCGCGCTCGCCGGACTCGGGGCCGACCCGCTGGTCCTGGGGAGCGTCGGCCGGGACGACCACGGGCGGATGGCACGGCGCGAACTGTCGGCGGCCGGCGTCGAGACGCGGCTGGTCGAGTCGGACGAACCGACGGCGGTGAAGTACCTCGTCGTCGACGAGGCCGGCGACGTCGTGGTGCTGGGAAACGACGGGGCCAACGAGGCGTTTCGCGCGTCGGACCTCCCGGCCGAGCGGCTGGCCGGGGCGGCCCACCTCCACCTGACCGGGCAGGACCCCGCGACGGCCGCGGCGCTGGCGCGTGACGCCGCGACCGCGGGCGTTCCGGTGAGCTTCGACCCCGGCCGCCGGCTCCCGTACCGCGATTACTCGGCGGTGCTCTCGCACGCTGACGTTCTCTTTTGCAACGACCGAGAGGCCGACCACGCGGGGGACGCCGGCCTCTTCGAATCTGTTCCGACTGTCGTGGTCAAACACGGTGACAGCGGCGCGACGGCTCACACGGCTGCGGGGACGGTCACGAACGCCGGGTTCCCGATAGAGCCGGTCGACACCGCGGGGGCGGGGGACGCGTTCGCCGCCGGGTACGTCTTCGCGACGACGCGGGGGACCGAACCGGACCGGGCGCTCGCGGTCGCCAACGCCTGTGGCGCGCTCGCGGCACAGTCGCCCGGCGCACAGACGACGCTCGACTGGGCGTCGGTGCGGGACCTAGTCGAGGACGAGCAATCGCCCGGGCCGGCCTAG
- a CDS encoding alpha,alpha-trehalose-phosphate synthase (UDP-forming), whose protein sequence is MVPELSESGQDGAVPDSLVVVSNREPYSHERGDDGEIRVQSAAGGLTSALDPVMRARGGTWVAWGSGDADMAVAEDGVVEVPPSDPAYELKRVPLSEAAVQGYYYGYANQVLWPLCHEDTGRMWAEPAYWEQYRAVNEQFAEAVDTVAEAGQPVWFQDYHLALAPGLVRERRPDATLLQFWHIPWPAPSVFRHCPHSDALLDGLLACDVVGFHTAAYAEQFLHCVDGAFPAATVDADGGTVIRNGGETRVVANPLGVDVEGVRDRARAADVAGVREAVLGDSDSDASIRLALGVERLDYSKGIPERIEALAHLWDRRPDLRGEFTYVQKASRTREGIAAYRRYRADVRDAVDRVNDRFGTDDWQPIVYTEAALDDGTLAGLYRAAEAAVVTPHRDGMNLVAHEYSAACVDGDGALVLSELAGAASYLDGALTVNPHDIAAIADAVEAALELDGAAARDRLERLRDSVEALDSADWVARQFSARC, encoded by the coding sequence ATGGTTCCGGAACTGTCAGAGAGCGGTCAGGACGGCGCAGTTCCGGACTCGCTCGTGGTCGTCTCGAACCGCGAGCCGTACAGCCACGAGCGCGGCGACGACGGCGAGATACGGGTCCAGTCCGCGGCTGGCGGGCTGACGAGCGCGCTCGACCCGGTGATGCGGGCGCGGGGCGGCACCTGGGTCGCCTGGGGGAGCGGCGACGCCGACATGGCCGTGGCCGAGGACGGCGTGGTCGAGGTACCGCCGTCCGACCCCGCCTACGAGCTGAAACGGGTCCCGCTCTCGGAAGCGGCGGTACAGGGCTACTACTACGGCTACGCCAACCAGGTGCTCTGGCCGCTCTGTCACGAGGACACGGGCCGGATGTGGGCCGAGCCCGCCTACTGGGAGCAGTACCGCGCCGTCAACGAGCAGTTCGCCGAAGCCGTCGATACGGTCGCCGAGGCGGGCCAGCCGGTCTGGTTCCAGGATTACCACCTGGCACTCGCGCCCGGACTGGTCCGAGAGCGACGGCCGGACGCGACGCTGTTGCAGTTCTGGCACATCCCCTGGCCCGCGCCGTCGGTGTTCCGGCACTGCCCCCACAGCGACGCGCTCCTCGACGGGTTGCTGGCCTGCGACGTCGTCGGCTTCCACACGGCGGCGTACGCCGAGCAGTTCCTGCACTGCGTCGACGGCGCGTTCCCCGCGGCGACCGTCGATGCGGACGGCGGGACGGTCATCCGCAACGGAGGCGAAACGCGAGTGGTGGCGAACCCGCTGGGCGTCGACGTTGAGGGGGTCCGGGACCGGGCACGGGCCGCCGACGTGGCCGGCGTCCGGGAGGCCGTGCTGGGCGACAGCGACTCGGACGCGTCGATTCGCCTCGCGCTCGGCGTCGAGCGGCTCGACTACTCGAAGGGCATCCCCGAACGCATCGAGGCGCTAGCGCATCTCTGGGACCGGCGGCCGGACCTCCGGGGAGAGTTCACGTACGTCCAGAAGGCGAGCCGGACCCGGGAGGGTATCGCCGCCTACCGGCGGTACCGGGCGGACGTCCGCGACGCCGTCGACCGTGTCAACGACCGCTTCGGGACCGACGACTGGCAGCCCATCGTCTACACCGAAGCGGCCCTCGACGACGGGACGCTCGCCGGGCTGTACCGGGCGGCCGAGGCGGCGGTGGTGACCCCGCACCGCGACGGGATGAACCTCGTCGCCCACGAGTACTCGGCGGCCTGCGTCGACGGCGACGGGGCGCTCGTGCTGAGCGAACTGGCCGGCGCGGCGTCGTATCTGGACGGCGCGCTGACGGTCAACCCACACGACATCGCCGCGATTGCCGACGCCGTCGAGGCGGCGCTGGAACTCGACGGCGCGGCGGCACGCGACCGGCTGGAACGGCTCCGGGACAGCGTCGAGGCGCTGGACAGTGCGGACTGGGTCGCCAGGCAGTTCAGCGCCCGGTGCTAG